In Terriglobales bacterium, the following are encoded in one genomic region:
- a CDS encoding DoxX family protein, giving the protein MSSWIGSLVRAYERFVRVLNYLQCPLLLAVRLYWGWQFAQDGWGKLSNNPRVTDYFASIGVPHPHFTAYAVALLQVVGGILLILGLASRLIALPLTLNMVNAYWFGDREALMSIFSNPGKFYAADPYTFLFASLLILVFGPGKISLDALIRYFLKKRMNLEGAPL; this is encoded by the coding sequence ATGAGCTCGTGGATAGGAAGCCTGGTCCGCGCATACGAGCGTTTCGTTCGCGTGCTGAATTACCTGCAGTGCCCTCTGCTTCTGGCTGTGCGTCTCTATTGGGGTTGGCAGTTCGCTCAGGACGGGTGGGGCAAGCTCAGCAACAACCCCAGGGTGACTGACTACTTTGCTAGTATTGGCGTGCCTCACCCTCATTTCACGGCCTACGCGGTCGCGCTGCTGCAGGTGGTCGGCGGAATCCTGCTCATCCTGGGACTCGCCTCGCGGCTGATTGCCCTTCCGCTCACCCTTAATATGGTAAACGCCTACTGGTTCGGCGATCGCGAGGCGTTGATGTCGATCTTCTCGAATCCGGGCAAGTTTTATGCCGCTGACCCCTACACATTTCTCTTTGCGTCGTTACTAATCCTCGTCTTCGGGCCGGGCAAGATTTCACTCGACGCCCTCATCAGATATTTCCTCAAGAAACGAATGAACCTTGAGGGTGCCCCACTTTGA
- a CDS encoding DNA-binding domain-containing protein gives MKLEEIQRRVCEAVMTPLTPSERSRPRTKRGSSMRKLANEIIKPNDRLTSLERLEIYNRQYWFRILSAFSEDFVGLRGLMGERRFDRLAQAYLNENPSTSFSLRNLGSKLELWLRAHPQWVHPREPLAIDMVRLEWADIEAFDGAAETPLGPEDLKSLNADSTFGLQPYIQLLDLQYPIDDLLLSIRKGEDYYDKASNAFVRRRKSSRLKFGSVKREPVFLAVHRLDFSVYFKRIDREAFTLLRALRESKTLTEAAELAFRGTSIPESETVELIQQWFQDWARWGWFCHSNTAEKG, from the coding sequence ATGAAACTGGAAGAAATACAGCGTCGCGTATGTGAAGCGGTGATGACGCCGCTGACGCCCTCCGAGCGCAGCCGCCCCCGCACCAAGCGCGGCAGCTCCATGCGCAAGCTGGCCAACGAAATCATCAAGCCGAACGATCGCCTGACCTCGCTCGAGCGCCTGGAAATTTATAATCGGCAGTACTGGTTCCGCATTCTATCTGCTTTCAGCGAAGACTTCGTCGGACTTCGTGGCCTGATGGGCGAACGCCGCTTTGACCGGCTGGCGCAGGCGTATCTGAACGAGAACCCATCGACATCTTTTAGCCTGCGCAATCTAGGCTCGAAGCTGGAATTGTGGCTCAGGGCTCATCCCCAGTGGGTACATCCACGGGAGCCATTGGCCATCGACATGGTTCGACTTGAGTGGGCGGATATCGAAGCTTTCGATGGCGCCGCGGAGACTCCTCTCGGCCCCGAGGACCTGAAGAGCCTGAACGCGGATTCGACATTCGGATTGCAGCCCTACATCCAACTGCTGGATTTGCAGTATCCAATCGATGATCTACTGCTCTCCATCCGCAAGGGCGAAGACTACTACGACAAGGCCAGCAACGCGTTTGTGCGAAGGCGCAAGAGCTCGCGGCTGAAGTTCGGCAGTGTCAAGCGCGAGCCGGTTTTCCTGGCCGTTCATCGCCTCGACTTTTCCGTTTACTTCAAGCGCATCGATCGGGAAGCGTTTACCCTGCTGCGTGCGCTGCGCGAGAGTAAGACGCTGACCGAAGCCGCGGAACTCGCCTTCCGCGGAACCTCCATTCCCGAAAGTGAGACCGTCGAGCTCATTCAGCAATGGTTCCAGGACTGGGCCCGCTGGGGATGGTTCTGCCATTCAAATACTGCAGAAAAAGGCTAG